A window of Macrotis lagotis isolate mMagLag1 chromosome 1, bilby.v1.9.chrom.fasta, whole genome shotgun sequence genomic DNA:
CTAGGCttgatgttctattcactgagccatggAGCTGCTcatttacttactgtgtgaccttgagcaaatcacctaatcctattgccttgcatccagggccatcctaATTCCTgtctgactactggacccagatgacagTGGAGGAGttcagccccccccccacttttttgtGAAGACCCCTCTGGTCTTCTTGGagtgaatgaaggacaaacatgatcaTCATTGTTTAGCACTGGGGAAGgtaggtaaaagacagtccctgaccatCAGGAGTTCAGTCTGCCAGGGAGAGAAGGAGCCAATGTTTATGTACAAAGCAAGGTATAACCAAGGTAAATTGGGGAttatcaacagagggaaggcatcaGCATGAAGGAGGACAGGGAAAGATTTCCTAGGAGtgaattttagctggaacttgaagggaGAGGCTGAGATGAAACAGGAGAATTCCAGGTGAGAAAAAGTGGCCTAGAGATAGCattggccaaggtcacaaaggcaCCAAGTAGCAAGGTTGGGATCCTGAGATGGGTCACTGCTCATTTTCCTTGGCCATGCTCTGGAGGCTCTGGAGGCTCTGGAGTAGACTGCAGAACTGGCCGTGCCTTCTTGTCCCCCTCCACAGACCAAGATCCCCACCTGGCCTGTCTTTGGCTTCTCTGGAAATGCCACCAGGGGCTTTTCAGGGGTCAGGCCACTTGGACTTTCTGTTCTCTCCTAACCCCCAGCCTAGAGGCTCCATGGAACAGGTGCCCAGGAGGAGCAGGCTGTCTGGCAGCTGCCCCTGATCCACCCCTGGCAGCACGTGGATAGGGGCAGTGGGTGTCCAGGGAAAAGGAGGACTGTGGAGTAAGGGTCAGGAAGGGCTGGGCACAGCATATGCAGACTCTTTGGCCAACCTAGACTAGGCTCCACTGAATAGAAAGGAGCTAGGTTGCTCCATGGTACTGTGACCTTCTCTAAATGTaaaaaactctaaatgggatGAACACAGCCTTAATCATCTTCTCTGACAGCTATACTGTATCTCTTTCCTCATCAGGAtttagtcatcttttttttttgggtgCGCTGTGCAACTTGCATCAGATCCTAGATCCTGCTGGGGGGTGTGTGGTCTGTGTATAtatttgtggtgtgtgtgtgtggatggcATGTGTACGTGTGTTGTGGTGTGTGATATATGTGGTGTATATATGtggtatgtgtggtgtgtgtatatatggtatatgtatatgtgtgtatgtgtatgtctatgtctatgtatgtgtatatatgtgtgtgtctgtgactgGACATTATGTCTGGCCTACAGTTGGTCAGGGACCAAAGCAAAATTAGCATTCTTTCTATAGCCCCAGAAAGGCCCTCCCTTTTGAGAGGCAGGGTGGTCCAATGAGAAGGACATTTCTAGCCTGGGCCTCAGTTATTACTAACTTATTACTAACTTAGACAAGTATTTTCATTCTGAGAttgttttcatctataaaatggggaaaaccaAACCTGTCTTTGCATGGTTATGAGGAGGATCAGATGACATAATTGTATGTAGAGGTTGTGGAGAAGTCAGTAAAGATATAAGGGattattcagtaaatatttactgatgGGTTTATGATTCTTGGAGATGAGTTAATACAATGGATCTTTTCTCAGATTGCTGGGCTGTGAGCTGTGTCTGGGGAACAAGCTATAGAAGCAATTCTTTCCAAGATGTGTTTTGGTACATATCAGCCCAGCCTCCCATTGAAATCTCCCAGAACAGTAGTAAGGACATAGAATTTCTCAGTATCTCTTTATCTGGAAGTTTTGACCAGTTATACAAATCAATATGGGGACTTGGTGAGAGGGAGCAAGTCCATTTCTCAGATTCTTTTATCCCTCAATAGTAAATTTGTGCCAGAGAACATAGTgttagagctgggaaggaccttagaacacagaatgtcagggCTGAGAGGCCCCTTAGAACACAGAGGGACCTGGGAACACAAAATATAGTTtcgagggtccttagaacataggATATCATTAGGACTGGGAGGGATCTAAAGTCATAGATTACCAGAGATAAAAAGAACTGTGTCATCTAGGtcagtttaataatttttataggTGGGAATACTGACACATAGAggggaagggacttgtccagggtcataaaaTTTATTTGTGGCAGTCACCTGATTCCTGTCTTTTCATTGTACCACAGTGCCTTCTCATATCTGTAAGGAAACAGAATGATTCATCAAGGTATCAGGATGGGGAATAGGGACATCTAAAAGAAATATATGGTCAAAGCTCAAAAATCTAATGTCATAAATGTGTGTGAAAAGTTAAGCAATGTATGAAAACATATGAGCATGACATAAAAAGTATGTGGTTTAGGATCCCAAAATGTTCAGGGATtgtggagaaggaaaatgattctGCTGGGCTAGAGTACTCAGGAAGCTAAAGCTGGTGCTTAGACGGGTCAGTGTTCCCTAACAACTTCCCTACCAGTATTCCCTTACCAGTGTAAAAGGAAAGGTACAAGAGGAGAGGGCTTTGGCTTTGGAAGGTGGGATGGGGAATTCGGGGCACATCAATCTTCCCTGAGCCTTGGTatccccatcagtaaaatgagaggctGGAGTAGAAGTTTTCTGAGGCCCCTTCAAATTTTGGCTGTAGCTGTGACCCCATGATCTTGTATGAGTTACTTAATTGACTAAAAGGTAGATTTGGGTTTAAGTTTCCAGTTTTTCAAAATGAGGGTTGGCCTTAGCTCCTTTAAAACTCTAAAATCTCAGGGCCTTGAGTTCTGCCTCCTGTTCTTACCAGGTAGGTAACTTAGGGTAAACAGAAATAGTATTTATTTGTTGGTCTCACAGGGTGGCAGtggggaaaatgctttgtaaaccataGTACAGAAATGAGAACTAGTGTTATTCtactctctggacttcagtttcctaatttgtaaaatggtatATGGGATCTTACATGGATGTGAAAGCGGTTAGTAACCTGTAAATTACTATAAAGACAGGAGGAATTTTATTCAGTAAGGccagaattcagagaagccttaattttcatatttaagaGGAACTGTAGATCAGTATCTTTTTGTTCCCATGACCAAACCAAGGTAGCACAAATTATTGCCTTTATGTTCAAGAATTCTTATCCAGTCATAATCTAGTGGCTTTTCACCTATCCCTCTGCCTTTATTTATATAACCCTACTTCATTCACACTGTGACTGCCTATCTCTTGAGCCCTCAGTTTTCTCTAAGGCCATCTCCTCTACACTAGCtattctgttctcttttccccttcttcatccCTTGTGAATCCAATTCTACATTACAGTCTCTTCAATCCCTAACCCCCTCATCATATCACTGATTACATTTAGCTAAGCCTCAGCCTTTgatcattcctttttttgtccCCTTGGCTCCTACACACAAGTTGCAGAACAAAGGTCACTCATACTACAAATTCATTACCCAACCCTTACCCGACCCTCATTGCTGCTAGGCAATCCTGCTGTATACTTCTTTCACTGATTCACTCTCCCGCTTTGTTCATTGGCTCTCCAAACCTTTTCGTTCTTCCTCATtggttccctttctcccattctcaGCTGAGAACCTcgattcatattttacagaattgatccctcttctctcttcttcctcatgtCTTATCATAGACATGCCTTATGTCAATCTTTCCTCTTTCACCTGGTCTCATATGATGAAATGGCTTTTCTTTTTACCAAGGCTAACCCCTCTGTTTAAGCAATTCCAATCCAACCTGTCTCCTCCAACAGATAACCCTCCTGTCATTCCCacttttcacttattttattttttccaattacatgcaaagatagtttccaacatttatttttgcaagtttttgagttccacatttttctaccactcttccctcctcccctccccagacAGAGAGCAATCTGATAATaggatatacatatacaaatgagTTTAATTCTTTCCCTTATTCTCAGTCTTTTCCTCTACTATTTACAAACATACCTATCTCCAACAAGCTGAaatctttcccttgatcctaCCATTCCTATTAAGTATCAGCTTATATTTCTCCTGCCTTTTGGGGCTAAATTTCTCTAAAAGCAGTCTATAACAGGGACCtccactttttttccctctctctctttttttttaggtttttgcaaaggcaatgggggttaagtggcttgcccaaggccacacagctaggtaattattaactgtctgagaccggatttgaacccaggtactcctgactccagggctggtgttttatcctttgtgccacctagccacccagccacccccctCATTTTCTTAACTCTTTACAGAATGGGGTTACTAAAACTGCTATcttcaaagttaccagtgatctcttagcTGCTGgatccaatggtcttttctcaaaccTCATTCTCCTCATTCTCTCTGCAGCCGTGGATACTGTTGATCCgactcctctctttttttcaggACACACTTTTTCatgttctcctcctacctatctgacccctcttcagtctcctttgctggatcctcctcTAGACCACACCCTCTAACTGCAGGAATCCACAGGGTTTTATACTGGGCATTCTTCCTCTATTACTACTCCACCTAATGATGTCATCAGCCTCCATGGATTTAATGACTACCTTCctgctgataattctcaaatctcttgccctctgattcttttttttttttgaactagaTAAAAGTGgccattctttgcttccttgCCTCATTCTTATCTAGCCTTAATCACCAAAAGGGGGCTGTTGCCTtaatcaaacttggcttaaaaaAGCCAGGGTCTCTgactgcatctagggccatctccagttgtctttaTCCATATCTAactgctggacccagatgactcaaggagaaagtgaggatgctGACTTTGTATAGCCCTcttctcatttaaatccaattcacttgcatgccaagcctccctcttcccccacccaCTGTCCCCAAGATCACTCCCACCCCTTGCCTATTTCTGTAGAGGGCATCTTTCCAGTCTCTCAGGCTtgcaacctaggagtcatccttaAGAGCCTTTCAGGCTCTCACTCCCACCCTCCCATATCAAGCTGATACGGGTCTGTCAAATTCACTTTTGCAATATCTCTTGGATATAAGCTCCCTTCTCTCTAATGACACTGCCACCACTTTAATGCAGGTCCTCATCATCTCATGCCTATACTACTGCAATAACCTATTGGTGGGTCTACCTGACTCAAGCCTCtcccctcactccaattcatcctccaatCTGCCATTAAATTACAGGTCTGTTGGAGTCAACTTCCTACCTGATAAACAATAGATTATGACCTTTaagatcaaatttttaaaaatgatattcatAACCTGGCCCCCTCCTACTGTTACACTCTTTTCCCACCTTACTCTCCCATAGGGTACTCTTCCATCTAGGCTCATGGCTGTTTCTTGAACAAGGCCCTCCATCTCTTGTCTCTGATCATCCTCTGGTTCTCCTCCAAGGCTGGAGCGTTATCCCTCCTCCATTTCAACTATTGACCTGCCTGGTTTCTCCTTTGGGTCCTAACTAAAATCCTCCCCCCCccttaaaggttttttgcaaggcaatggggttaaatgacttgcccaaggtcacacagctaggtaatttattaagtgtttgaggctacaattgaactcaggtactcctgactccagggccagtgctctacccactgtgccacctagtcacccctaagaTCCCCCTTTCTACAGTCTTACCCATCCCCTAGTAATTCCAGTTCCTTCCATCggttaattatttccaatttatgcAATTATTATCCAATTTATTATATCCCAATTTACCTGTAGCATGCTTTGTTTGCATGTGGTCTTTCtgattagattgtaagctccttgagggcaaagactgaaTTTTTGACCCTTCTTTTGTACTCCCAACACATTATCACTGCGCCTGACACATGTTGTTATCCTTCTGTCCTGTCCCATtcttcttggcaaggatactggagtggttggccatttctatcgccagcttgttttacagatggggaaacagaggcagagaattAAGTGACacgttcagggtcacacagctagtgtctgagtgAACATTTTAACTCAGGACGGTGAGTTTTCCCGACTTCCGGAGCTTCAGGAGTTTAACAAAACGTTATCGATGGATTGACAGGCAAGGACTAGCAGAACACCAGGGCTGAGGAAGGGGAACACGTGACCCGAGCCCCATACCGGCCGAGGCATCACGTGGCTCCAGCCTAAGAGAAACTCCATTTCCCAGAAGGCCTTTTGAGTAGCTCTGGGTTTGGCCCGAGTTGGGATAGGCTGTGAGGTAAAAGTGGGAGGAGCATCCGGCGGCGCGGCCTGTTTCCGGTGAGGCGGCCGAGGCGGCGCAGAGCCGGAGGAGCTTCTTGGGCTGTTGGAAAAGGAGACCAACATGTCCGCGGCGTTTAAAAAGGCGGCCAAGTCCCGCCAGCGGGAGCACCGAGAGCGAAGCCAGGTATGAACGCCTCCCTCCTTCCCGGCGGCTCCGCCGGCCTCTTGCCCCGCCACGCCGCCGGGGCACGGATCCGGCTTTTTCCACTCGGAGCTCAGGCGGGCGCCTGCGCACGCGCACATCCTGGTCCAGTTCCTTGACGTCGTTCCCGCCCCCTCATTTGCATGCCACGCTCTCTGGGCTCCTACCTGGTGGAACCCACCAGCGTCCATTTCCCGGGGCGGGAGATCTGGAGCCCTGGGCGGGGCTAGCGGCCCCCCAGGGACCGCGGAGAGCCCACgacccccggcccggccccggccccccgcgGTCAACAGGTCAGTAATAGCCTCAGTGAGTAGAAGCTGATCTGGGAGTCACACACACAACCTGCCCGTatgaccctgggcgagtcactcTCCTTGCTCCATGACACTGATGCTTAAAAGCTTTAGAGAAGGTGCCAAGTAGCATCTTCTGGgagttccattttacaggtgaggaaaccgaggccgcgagaggttaaatgaattgcttagCCAGGAGTCATATTCAGGCCCACGGATATGTCATTCTaatcagttctttttatttttattttccaattcagtAATATAATTCATATACTTTTATAAGAGTTCTTTCTTtgcattcaaagcctttcatagcctagttgccttttttccccctaggcTTCATGTTTATTCCCTACTACACCGACCTCTGGACTGTTCCATGACCAGGacattccatctcttggctctgacCGTTTTCTCTTACTGCCCCTCAAGCCTTAGAATTCTCCCCCCTCCTCAACTCCACCtactgacttccctgacttcctttaaatctcaactaaaacAGCAAACCTttctcaatccctcttaattctactgCCTTCTTTCTGTTACTTCCTATGTGTCCTGTATATTATTGgcacatatttgtttgcttgttgtcctCCCCATTAGATTTTTGAGTTCTGAGGGCTgtgactgtcttttgcctctctttttaGATCCTCAGCCCTTATCCCATTGCATAGCACATGACcagcctttaataaatgtttgtatacatttgtatgtatatatatatatatattaaattttatatatttaaatattacagAACTTATTGCCTGGCTGATTAATCACAGTAATTACTGCACTAGAATGGTATAGTTAGGATTCTCTGAATTGTCTCACCCTTTGTTCTCTAACTCTTTTAACCATTCAGTCTGTAAACATGTCTTTTTGCTAGATACTGGGTTAAACCCTGGTGATAAGAAGAGAAGGCAAAACACAATCCATGTCCTTCAGGAGTTCCCATTCGAATAGGGGAAATgacatgtaaataactatgtaCTTCCAAgtcatatacagaataaattggagataatttgtTGGGGAGGTTTCTAGTATTAAGTGGCAACAGgaaagggttcttttttttttttaggttttttcaaggcagtgtggttaagtggcttgcccaaggccacacagctaggtaattattaagtgtctgagaccagatttgaacccaggtactcctgactccagggccggtgctttatccactacgccacctagccatcccactAGGAAAGGGTTCTTGCTGAAGGTAGgatttagttgagacttgaaggaagccagggaagccaaggGGTTGAGTTGAGGAAGGAGAAAGTTTTGGCCATGggagacagccagtgaaaatgttcAGAAAGGAGTTCATAGAGTGAGGGGGTAAAAGGGTAAAGCAGAAGAAACTGGAAAAGTAGGGGCCTGTTTATGAAGATGCCAGACAGATTGGAAAAGGGGAATCATCCTGCGGCTTCATTGGGCATGGCTGGACTGTACCACAGGGACTTGCCTTGAGCAAGCAATTGGTTCATAGGATTTAAAacttttagagatcatttagttcaactcctttactttacagatgatgaaatctaGGCCTctagaggttcagtgactttcccagggttatatGACTAGACATCTGGTGTTTTTTTCCAGAGTAGGTTGTTAatactctctgagcctcagtttcatcatttgcaaaatgaggaggtCAAACAAGATGTTCTCCAAAGACTCTTCCAGCTCTGACGTTTTGTTACAGAGTTGTCCTTATGGATGATAGGGAGGTATTTAAGGGGAGTGATATGATAAATTTACTTAATtcattcccctctcccccaattCTTCTGAATTTCCTAGGACagatcctgactccagagccttgCTGATGGACACTTTCCCCTCCACATTCCTCCCAACCTCCTCTCTTCacattatattttccccttttatttattacataaactttttgcttttatatcatcTTTATTGCTTACTACATCCTTCCCTGCTCTACCTAGTGAGCCTTCTCTTTTAAtagacaatagaagaaaaaaaaatgaatgattcatGAGCCCACCTCTGACACCAAAGGTAGCACTGAAAACTTGAAGGTCCTTACTTCATGATCAAAGTGGGAATTGTCTTTGGACCAAGTGTGGTCATTCTTATGACTCCTGTCACTTTCACTTGATTGTTCCTTCCATTTACCTTGCTTTAGTCGATGTATATGTTGTTTTcatagttctgcttatttcattctttttgaatatttcatatttctctgaatttttcattttcatttttttttttaggtttttgcaaggcaaatggggttaagtggtttgcccaaggccacacagctaggtaattattaaatgtctgagaccggatttgaacccaggtactcctgactccaaggccggtgctttatctgctgccccattttcatgtttttaagggcaataatattccatcatattgtCACAATTTACTTAGCTGTTCCGAGGCACACATCTACTTCTGTAGATGGAGTGAATACAATATCTTGCACATATAAATGTTACTAGTTTTCAAATGTTTGTAGATGCTATTGAGATAACTAGAATGTAATTTCATTTAAAAGCAAtattcaggggcaactaggtaatgtagtggatagagcaccaggactggaatcaggaggacctaagttcaagtctggcctcagacacttaataattgcttagcatTGGGACCTTGGTTGGGACTTAATCCCATTtcttaagtaaatttttaaaaaaagcaatattcaTATTCCTTTATTCCTGGTTATTATATTCATCATCATATGAGAATATGTTacatttttgatatttaaaagagCTTCTCAAACTTGAAAAAGTTGGGAACCACTAACAGAATTTTAAAgcccttttttgcttttgtttggaACAGTGACAGAAACAATGAATGACCTCGTAAATGTGGAGTATATTAGTAGAGTTCTTAAAGTCAGATCACTCCATAAAAACTGGAGGCCTAGCAGAGCAACCACCTGTGTCAGTGACAAATACACGCTCACCTTCCtatctccgcccccccccccccatccttgtGGCCTTCCTGCCAGGGGCATTCATCCTCCAGTAAAAcactttccctcccttccctaagATTTACTGGGACCCTAGACCCTCTGTTGGTTTTCTACAAACTCTTGGATCCAGTTCACATTAATTTTAGTTCTGCTGGCAGCTGCTCACATGGTGCATAGTCATTGTTGCCTCCTGCTGTCCTTAATTGACAAGAAAGCCTGCTTTTAAACCTCCTGGCACCCAATGCCATGTATCTTGTCCTCTGGCAGAGGAGAAGTATGGAGCCAATGGGAGGGAGAGAAGCTTGGGCGAAGGGACAGCTCCAAGGACATGGATTTACTTGTCTCTTCAGAGGGGCTGGTGGCAGTCAAGTGGGAGCTTTATTGGGTATGTTATGTGCTGGGGAAACCAAACACCATGTTTTTGTCTTCTAGCCTGGCTTTCGAAAACATCTGGGCTttctggaaaagaagaaagattataAAGTTCGTGCCAAGTAAGTTTATCTTTCTGTTGAAGCTACTGCAAAtaacaagataattttgaagcACTGTGACGCAACTGATTCAGTGTCCAGAAGGGGATAATTTCCTGCCATTGATAAAGTAGCTGACCCTCTGGCAGTCCCCCAGATATTTTTCCATAGCCCCAAACTAGTCTGTTAGTTTAGGTATAGTAATATTTGTAGTAACTATGGTTGCAACGtaatttttcattccattttgtCCAGGTTCATTTCCTCAGAATGACTTTGTGTGTGATCATCTTGGTATTTGAGCCAAAAAACAGAagttttttctctccatttcttgaAATGCCAAATGTCATCTCAAATCCAGTTGTTCTATCTCTTACATCCCCTTGAAGTGTGGATGGGGGAGTTTTTGATTCAGATGTGAAAGTTGGTCCACGAGActgcccttccctttccttcctccctcccttgccCTCCCTATGCTTCCCTATATACACGTCCAAGATAGTGCATCCTTGATAGCACATTTAGCACCGTCATTCTTCTTGAGTGCTTGCTGTGACCCTTCTGAGGTCCAACTTCTCCTTATACTTCCAGTGCAGACAGGGAGGAGCCTTTTACAGAATTTTACTGAATTAGTTCCTTCAGGAGATGGTAGGCCCTACTACCAAATCAGGGATCCAAAGGCTCATCCTCTCCTGGTGTGGTATGACCTTCAGTGAAGCAGTGTCTCTGAGACTTGGTTTCTCCAGctataaaatgggcatgataGTATGTTCCTTATTTCTCTTGCTGTCTTTGTCActcctgaatcatatttttttccatccttGATGTCTGGCATTCAGGTTACTATTCAGAGACGTGTTTCTTACATTGTATGGCTCTTGGCTTCTTGAGTGACAGGAGGCTTTCTAAATTGAGGTAGACCAGCTAGCCCAGGTTGTATCTGACAGGGTGAGAGAGaggaagatcagacaataactGATGTATGCATAGCTCCTGACTGGTGACAGGGGCCTTTCCCTTTACATGCCCCACCTGACTGACTGTCAGAGGTACCTTAGAAATAAGTAGTCCAGGGTTATTcctattgtacagatgaagaagctgaagtccagagaagttaaatgacttatccaagactGAATGGCAAGTAattggcagagctgggatttgggCCTTGGTCTCCTTACCAGCAATCTATGTCTTCTGTGACATAGATTATACTTTCATTTGATGAAGAGAAATGACCTGGATCCTGGATgggcagagagagggagggagggagggagagagagagagagagagagagagagagagagagagagagagagagagagagagaaagagaaatatgtgAATAGTTGGCGAATTAATTGCCTACAGTGGATGGTGGGCTTCCTTGTCCAAGAACTTTAAGATCCCTGTACAGTTTGCATATTGCAATTGATCTGGTCTGAAGAAGTTGTTCAGTAAACACTGCTTAATGTATTTTTCAGTGACTACCACAAGAAACAAGAGTACCTCAGAGCCCTTCGGAAAAAGGCCCTGGAAAAAAATCCTGATGAGTTTTATTTTAAGATGACTCGGGTTCAACTCCAGGTTAGTGTCTTATTGATCcataagtacttattaagtgcctgccaTTGTAGGAAGGGAGAGCAGCAAGATGAAACTAATCTCCAGTTCACCTATTATCACACTTAATATCCAGCAGGTACAGTTGggtataaaacattttatattagctgctctggaaaagaaagtggcaAATACAGTCATTGCCAGAAGAGATGTGGGAGGGGATGAATCTAGAAAGCttcatatgtttaaaaaaaacaacttggagGTCTTAGTGGATCTCTGACTCAGGATGATTCAGTAATCGGGACATGACCATTAAATAAGGTAATGTAGTTTCTGCCAGCATCACTAGAAGAAAGTTTTTGGACTTGCTTTGGTCCAAACTCACCTGCAGTATTTTATCTAGCTCTGGATGCCATGTTTTAGGAGGGACAAGTCTTTCTGAAGGAAGATGACCAGGATGGTAAAGGGTCTCAAAACCCAAAAGGATGGAAGAGGgttaagggagaagagaagactttgtGGGAAATAATTGTTTATGATCATAAACAGGATCAGACTTCCTCAGCTTGACCCTAAAGGGCAGAACTAGGGTTCATGAACGACCCTTAGAAGAAAGCACCTAAGGAAGGTAGTTGTCCTGTCCTATGCAGTTTGAGCTGCTCCTCTAGAGAGGCCCCAGGGCATTCCTCCTCAGGTGTGTTAATTCTGAGGGGTCGGACTGGGCTTTTAGGATGGAGTCCACGTGGTCAAGCAGCCCAAAGATGAGGTGACTGAAGAGCAGCTGAAAGTGATGAAGACTCAGGACATTAAATATGTGGAGATGAAGAGGGTGGCAGAAGCCAAGGTATTGTGGAGAGCATTCTTTCCTCCTGTTTTCCCTCATTAAAATGGAGTCATGCACAGGcttgtcagcctcagtttctttctggGAGAGTGTGATCACTGAAGAGTGATCCACAGCAGGGCTGAATCTTGGATGGTGGGAAGCTCTTCCAGATGAAGTCTCAGCACTTGTGAGCACACCTcagattgggggtggggtgggaaaggTGGAATAGGTTAGCCTCTGAGACTTGTGGGCTGAGACCCTAGAGTCCAAGCCAACTCTCCCTTGACTCTCTAGAAAATTGAACGGATGAAATCAGAGCTCCACCTGCTGGAGGCCTCAGGGAAGCAGAAGAACAAGCACATATTCTTCTTTGACACCAAAAAGGAAGGTATGGGACACTGCTGAGGCCTGGGACCTTGGGTGAGGGAGGGGGTCAGCAGGGGCAGACTGGTCACTGTCCTCAGCTCACCTAGGAAACTCTGTCTCCATTTGTAGTTAAAGAGTTTGATATTGCCACTCACCTGCAGACGGTCCCCGAGCTGGTGAAGAGAGTCTATAATCGGCCGAGGATAGAGACCTTGAAGAAAGAAGCAGTGAAGGGCGTGACACAGCGGAGCCAAGTGGAGGTGCTTATTGCCAAAGTTCTGTCCATTCAGCCTTAAAGGCAGTAGAAggaccttcccccccccccccccttttgccACCTTGCGTAACAGAAATACTTTGTTTG
This region includes:
- the UTP11 gene encoding putative U3 small nucleolar RNA-associated protein 11 produces the protein MSAAFKKAAKSRQREHRERSQPGFRKHLGFLEKKKDYKVRANDYHKKQEYLRALRKKALEKNPDEFYFKMTRVQLQDGVHVVKQPKDEVTEEQLKVMKTQDIKYVEMKRVAEAKKIERMKSELHLLEASGKQKNKHIFFFDTKKEVKEFDIATHLQTVPELVKRVYNRPRIETLKKEAVKGVTQRSQVEKLARERKRQYSLLKQRIEREKELFVIAQKIQTRKDLLDKTPRVKVKNETVNSPAIYKFKNQRKR